The proteins below are encoded in one region of Telopea speciosissima isolate NSW1024214 ecotype Mountain lineage chromosome 10, Tspe_v1, whole genome shotgun sequence:
- the LOC122643174 gene encoding uncharacterized protein LOC122643174 → MLMDMFICCIVSKLDNEQPPLREAPPVAVVMESSTHSTQRSIETLIVVLAVITIAGVIAGIFARVCGGRQFRGSGEDDMEGCVERRCKSCIDGGVPPPPENIKAPATEEAKK, encoded by the coding sequence ATGTTAATGGACATGTTTATTTGTTGTATAGTGTCAAAGTTGGATAATGAGCAACCACCATTAAGGGAAGCGCCGCCTGTGGCGGTGGTGATGGAGTCAAGTACTCATTCAACACAACGGTCGATCGAGACATTGATTGTGGTTTTAGCTGTGATCACAATCGCCGGCGTCATTGCAGGAATCTTTGCTCGAGTTTGTGGTGGACGTCAGTTTAGGGGAAGTGGTGAAGATGACATGGAAGGGTGTGTGGAGAGGAGGTGTAAGAGTTGCATTGATGGTGGAGTTCCACCTCCACCGGAAAACATAAAGGCTCCGGCcacagaagaagcaaagaagtgA